Genomic segment of Sulfitobacter faviae:
GGGTCATGTCTCGTCCTTTCGTGTGATCTCGCGCCAGCGGCGGCCGTCGCGGTGCATCAGCATCAGCGCCTCTTCGGGGCCGGAGCTGCCGGGGTCATAGGGGTACGGGGGTTGCCGGGTCTCTTCCCAGCCGTGAATGATCGGATCGGCCCAAGCCCAAGCGGCTTCGACCTCGTCCCCGCGCATGAAGAGCGTTTGATCGCCGCGGATCACATCCATGATCAGCCGCTCATAGGCGTCCTGCGGGGTGCCCTGTTCGCCCAAGGCATCGGCAAAGGTCATATCCAGCGCCACTTCGGCCAGACGCATCCCGCCGGGGCCGGGGTCTTTGATGGTGTTGCGCAGGGTGATGCCCTCATCCGGTTGCAACCGGATGATCAGCGCGTTGCCCTTGTGGCCCTCCGTCGCGGGGAAGATCATATGCGGCGGGTCGCGGAAGATCACCGCGATCTCGGAACTGCGCCCGCGCAGCTTCTTGCCCGTGCGCAGGTAGAACGGTGTGCCCGCCCACCGCCAGTTGGCGATCTTCACCTTCATCGCGACGAAGCTTTCGGTGCGGCTGTCGGGGTCGCCCGCATGGTCGCGGTAGCTGCCCGCGCCATTGGCGGCGCGGTACTGGCCGCGAGCAATGTCCTTCTGCGCCACCGGCTCCAGCGCCTCGATCACCTTCACCTTTTCGTCGCGCACCGCGTTGGGGTCAAAGCGCGAGGCGGCTCCATCGCCGTCAGACACAGCAGTTGCATCAGGTGGTTCTGCACCATGTCGCGCATGGCGCCGGATTTGTCGTAATATTCGCCCCGCCCTTCGACACCGAGGCTCTCGGACACGGTGATCTGCACATGGTCGATATGGGTGGAATTCCACAAGGGCTCCCACAGCGCATTGGCGAAACGCAGCGCCATGAGGTTCTGCACCGTCTCTTTGCCAAGGTAATGGTCGATCCGGTAAATCTGGCTTTCGTCGAAATTGGCACGCAAGTCGGCGTTCAGCGCCTGCGCGGTTTCCAAATCATGGCCAAAGGGCTTTTCGACGACGATGCGGCTCTCGGCTGTGGCGATGCCGTGATCATGCAGCTTGCCACCAATCGTGCCGAAGAGCGACGGCGAGACCGAGAGGTAGAAGGCCCGCACGACATCATCGCGCAACACGTCTTTAAGGTCCGCCCAGCCTGCATCACCCGATGCATCCACGCGAACGTAATGCACCATGCCAAGGAATTGCTCCAAGGCGGCACTCTCTTGGGCGAGCTTGGGGGCGAACTCCAGCAGGCTGTCGCGGATCATCTTGCGAAAGGCCTCGGCGTGAAGCTCGGAACGGGCCGCGCCGACAATCCGCGCAGCCTCTGGCATCTGGCCGACGATAAAGCGGTGGAACAGACCGGGCAGGATCTTGCGCCGGGCGAGATCGCCGGTCGCGCCGAAAATGACGAGGTCGAAAGGATCAACGGGGATTACGCGCGATACCATGGGGTCAGCCCTCCTGCCTGCGCAGGCGCGCTACGGCACCCTGTTTTCGATTGCCCAAAGCCATCACCACCCCTTCGCGCCCTCCTCCGGGCGGCCACTGGTAGCGCTAACATATCTGAGCGAAAAAGATAGGCGGTTCTTCAACATTTCATATTTCCTCTACCCAAGGCGGGTTCGCCCCGGCCCGCGAAACGGTCACGGCGGCAACCCGCGCGCCATAGGCCAGCGCTTCGGAAAGCACCTCTGGCGCAAGGGTGCCGAGAGCGGATTTATGCAACTGCCGAAGCTCCGACATCTTGGCCAGAACGCCTGCATTGAACGTGTCGCCCGCGCCGACCGTATCAACGATTTCGGCTTTCACGGCGGGCACTTGCACCTCTTCGCCATTCGCCAGATAGCCCGTCGCCCCCTCGCCCCCGCGGGTCAGGATGACAACCGATGGCCCCTTCTCTAACAACTCGGCCACCTTGTCGCGCAGCGACAGCGGCGCGGGGTTGATCCAGTTCAGATCCTCATCCGACACTTTCACGATATCCGACAGCGCCAGCATCCGGTCGAGCCTTTGGCGATAGCGTTCGATATCCTTGATGAAACCGGGGCGGATGTTGGGGTCGATCATCACCGCGCGGCCCTCGGCGTTGCGCGCCAACAGCTCGGCATAGGCATCCGCCCCCGGCTCGCAGGCCAGACTGATCCCGCCAAAATAAAGCGCCGAAACCTCGCCGGACAAGGCGGGCATATCCTCGGGCGTGATCATCCGCCCGGCGGAGTTTTCGTCATAGAAATCATAGGTCGCATGGCCGCCCACCAGCCGCACGAAGGCCAGCGTCGTCGGACGGTCGGACAGGACAACATGCGACACATCCACATGGCTTGCCTTCAACCCGTCGACCAACAGCCGCCCGAACATATCCGACGACAGGCCCGAGAGCATACCCACCTGCGCGCCGAGCCGCCCCAATGCGATGGCCGTGTTGAACACCGCCCCGCCCGCATGGGGCACAAAGCCATCGGGGCCCGCCTTGGTTGGGGTTGGGATCATATCGATCAGGGCTTCTCCGCAGCAAAGGATCATCTGTCAGCCTTTCAAAAATGCGTCACGGTCGACGAGGAAACGGTCCGAAAGCGGCAGGCTCGCCGCACCGAGCGCGCGGGCGTCGCTGCCGACGGTGCCTTCGCGCAATTCGGGAAGGGTGACGCCCGGGAGGGGCCGGCCGGAAAGGTGGCGGCGGGTGCGGGCGACCAATTCGGCGCGAACCTCTGCGGGCACCGACCCGTCGATCATCACCGTGTCGAAATCAATCAGACATGTCGCGGCCCGGATCGCCTGCGCCAATGCCTCGGTCGTGCTGTCGAGCCATGGGTGCAAGATGTCATCGCCAAAGCCCCAAGCCGCCGGATCGCTCCACGGCGCGCGGCGGGTCTCTCCGGCCTTTTGCAAGGCGCCCTCCAAAGTCGCCAAGGAAGCCACATCGACCAATTGCCGCGCCGCATCCCCGGCCAACGGCATGGAG
This window contains:
- a CDS encoding carbohydrate kinase family protein, producing the protein MILCCGEALIDMIPTPTKAGPDGFVPHAGGAVFNTAIALGRLGAQVGMLSGLSSDMFGRLLVDGLKASHVDVSHVVLSDRPTTLAFVRLVGGHATYDFYDENSAGRMITPEDMPALSGEVSALYFGGISLACEPGADAYAELLARNAEGRAVMIDPNIRPGFIKDIERYRQRLDRMLALSDIVKVSDEDLNWINPAPLSLRDKVAELLEKGPSVVILTRGGEGATGYLANGEEVQVPAVKAEIVDTVGAGDTFNAGVLAKMSELRQLHKSALGTLAPEVLSEALAYGARVAAVTVSRAGANPPWVEEI